From Corvus cornix cornix isolate S_Up_H32 chromosome 5, ASM73873v5, whole genome shotgun sequence, the proteins below share one genomic window:
- the LOC109144421 gene encoding uncharacterized protein LOC109144421 → MRRPCLGHCRFNGNLPGSCCCRVRSSPTERQHRLVPMFIPLPAGVSEDHSAVEGLKFLQMSSDGIEIPQRLRGAMVCTDFKLRGNMQPRSYLPGKETISKPEGAMILEPRGLGGGKFFLLKTTQIVLKAAEGASCLALEEPALLRPCSQPSTDPPPALPQGSESPVPRGCVVVQEISGKAELCCIIKVYRPIQAVPPPLAVSST, encoded by the exons ATGAGGAGACCCTGCCTCGGGCATTGCAGGTTTAACGGGAacctccctgggagctgctgctgcagggtcaGATCATCCCCTACGGAGCGACAGCACCGCCTGGTCCCGATGTTCATCCCACTCCCAGCTGGAGTGTCCGAGGATCATTCAGCAGTGGAAGGTCTCAAGTTCCTTCAAATGAGCTCAGATGGCATCGAGATTCCACAGCGACTTCGAGGTGCTATG GTCTGTACAGATTTTAAGCTAAGGGGGAACATGCAGCCTCGTAGCTacctcccagggaaggaaacCATATCAAAACCAGAAGGTGCAATGATACTGGAACCCAGAGGACTCGGAGGAGGCAAATTCTTCTTGCTCAAAACGACTCAAATcgtgctgaaagcagcagagggagcCAGCTGCCTTGCTTTGGAGGAACCAGCGCTTCTGAGGCCCTGCAGCCAACCCAGCACCGACCCTCCACCTGCTTTACCCCAAGGCAGTGAATCTCCCGTTCCCAGAGGCTGTGTCGTTGTCCAGGAAATATCGGGAAAAGCTGAGCTTTGCTGCATCATTAAAGTTTACCGACCCATTCAGGCTGTACCACCACCCCTGGCAGTGAGCAGCACCTAA